In Myxococcales bacterium, the DNA window GCGGCGGCCCTCGCTGTTCAAGAGGAGGCGCGCGAACGAGACGCGGCCGGCCACGTCGAACGCGATGCCCTTCGTGAGAAAGTACGTGATGCCGCCGCCCATGCCGATCGCGAGGCCGCGGCCCGTCGACTTGCTGTCGAGCCCGCCGCGCGCCTTCTCTTCGTCGACGTAGGTGCGGTAGCTCCAGTCGGCCTCGCCGAAGAGCGCCCAGCCGTTACCGACCGGAAAGTAGTAGCGAAACCAAGGACCTATCTCGAACGACTGCTCCGACCCTTCGGACACGACCTCGCTGCCGCCGGCCGCGGTGGGCAGGGTCATGCGGTGGAGAGACACGTCGTAGCTGGCACGGAGGCCGACGAGGAAGCGGTCGGCGAGGAAGTAGCCGTTGCGCGAGGTGATGCCGTACCTCGACGAGCGCGTGGTGGTGGCGCCCGGCTCGCGCCCCTCGAACGACGACGACTCGACGACCGCGCCGAAGCCGGCGGCCCAGGTGCCCTTGGGGAAGTACTCGCCCTGGGGGACGTAGTCGGGCTTGGGCTCGGGGCGCGTCTCTTCTTCGGCGGAGGCCACGCGCTCGGCCGCGGCGAGGGCGAGGGCGAGCGCGACCACGACCGCCGCGGCGACCGCGCGAGGCACGTTCGCGACGGCGCGCGCTCGAGGCTCCCGCGGGATCGGCATGGCCGCTTTCTGCCCGAAGAACCACAAAGGTTCAATCGCCAAGAGACCGCGCGGGGTACGCTGCCGAGGGCGAGCCCGGAACGCACGAGGAGCCGTGAACCCATGTCCACGTCGCCCGAGAGAACCCCCGACCACCCGCAGACCTCGGAGACCGCCCCGCCGAAGCCTCCGAAGGCGTCGCGCCTCTACCTCCAGGTGATCGTCGCCATCGCGCTCGGCACGGCCCTCGGCGCGCTCTACCCGCAGGCCGGCCAGGCCATGAAGCCGCTCGGTGACGCCTTCGTAAGGCTCATCAAGATGCTGATCGCGCCGATCGTGTTCTTCACGGTCTCCGCAGGAATTGCGGGAATGGGCGACCTGAAGAAGGTCGGCCGGGTGGGGGCGAAGGCGCTCCTCTACTTCGAGGTCATGACGACCGTCGCGCTCGGGCTGGGGATGGTCGTCGTGCATGCGGTGCGCCCCGGTAGCGGGGTTCATGCCAACGTCGCGAGCCTCGACACGAAGGCGCTCGACGCGACGCTGGCCACGGCTCAGGCAGGGAAGCCGACGGGCTTCGTCGCGCACCTGCTCGCGATCATCCCCGAGTCGTTCGTGGGGGCGTTCGCCAAGGGCGACGTGCTCGAGGTGCTCTTTTTGGGGGTGCTCACGGGGATGGCGCTCGCGTCGATGGGGCCGCGCGCCAAGCCGATGCTCGAGTGGTCGGAGCGCGCGACGGGGGTGCTCTTCACGCTCGTGGGCATGGTCATGCGGCTCGCGCCGGTCGGGGCGTTCGGGGCGATGGCCTTCACGATAGGGAAATTCGGCCTCGGGACGCTGCGGAGCCTGCTCACGCTGATGGGCACGTTCTACGTGACGGCGGCGGTGTTCGTGCTCGTGGTGCTCGGGGCGGTGATGCGCGTCGTGCTCGGGCTCTCGATCTTGAAGCTCCTCCGGTACCTGCGCGAGGAGCTCGTGATCGTGCTCGGGACGAGCTCGTCCGAGTCCGCTCTGCCGAAGCTCATGTCGCGCCTCGAGGCGCTCGGCGCGAGCCCCCAGGTGGTGCGCCTCGTGGTGCCGACGGGGTACTCGTTCAACCTCGACGGGACGTGCATCTACCTCACGCTGGCGTCGCTGTTCGTCGCGCAGGCCCTCGACGTGGACCTCACGCTGCGCGACGAGCTCTCGCTGCTCGCGGTGCTGCTCGTGACGTCGAAGGGGGCGGCGGGGGTCACGGGGAGCGGGTTCGTCACGCTCGCGGCGACCCTCGCGGCGACGGGGCACGTGCCGGTGGCCGGGCTCACGCTGCTGCTCGGGGTCGACCGGTTCATGAGCGAGGCGCGGTCGCTCACGAACTTCGTGGGGAACGCCGTGGCGACGCTCGTGGTGGCGCGCTGGGAGGGGGCCATCGACCTCGCGAAGGCGCGGCGCGTGCTCGACGTGCCGGCCCTGGCGAACCCCGAGCTCGGTGGGACGGAGACACCGAGCCCGGAGGCCGACACCGAGGCCCACCGGGACTGAGGTCCTTCCGCGTCCTCTTTCCCTCCTCGCCCGCGGCCGCGCAAAAAGGCAATACGTGGAGACTTGGCCCGGGCCCGGAGATGCGGCTAGCGTAGCGGCGTGACGCAAGGCGCACAAAAACCGCGGCTCGGTGAGCTGCTCGTGGGGGCGGGGCTGCTCGCGCAGTCCGACCTGGACGCCGTCTTGCGCGAGAAGGACCCGCGGCAGAAGATCGGGCGCGCGCTCGTGGAGCGTGGGCTCGTGAGCGAGCAGCAGCTCACGCAGGCGCTGAGCCAGCTCCTCAGCGTGCCGTGGGTGTCGCTCTACCATATCGAGTTCTCGCGGCAGCTCCTCGACCGCGTGCCCCGCGAGCTCGCCGAGCGCTTCGGGCTCGTGCCCATTTTCGTGCGCAACGTGCGTGGCCAGGGCGAGACGCTCTACGTCGCGACGGACGATCCGACGAACGAGGCGGCGCTCGCCGAGGTGAGCCGCGTCTCGGGCCTGCCCACGCGGCCGATGATCGCGTCCACGTCGGACATCCAGGCGATCGTTCAGGTGCACTACGCGCCGTCGACGCAGCGCACGGTGCCCGAGCCTTCGCAAGCGGTGACCCGGCCCGAGGGGCTGAAGAAGGCCTCGTCCAAGCCGGCGGCGCCGCCCGAGCCCAAGGTGCGGCCCGAGAAGAAGAAGGCGCAGACGACGAAGCGCAAGGGACCGGAGATGTCCCTCACGCTGCTCGACGGCACGAAGATCATCTTGCCGGCCGGGGCTCCGAAGGACGACGGGGTCACGGCGCGGGACATCGTCGCGGCCCTGCGCGCGCGCTCGCACGGCGCGGACGCGGCGGAGATCCTGGGGCCCGATCCGCGCTGGGAGGCTTATTTTTCGGCGCTCTTGGGGCTCTTGCTGCGCAAGGGTTTGTTGACGGATCGGGAGATCGTGGAAGAGCTGTCGAAGATCTGACGCTCTCGGACGGGCGGCTCCACCCAGCGGCCTACCTCACCGACGCGGGGGCCTTCCTCGCCGTCACGCCTCGCTCGACGACCCACAAGAAGAGCGGCATGAGCAGGCCCGTGACGATCGAGACCCACGCGACCCTCGGCATGCCCTCGAGCGATTTGTCGGCGCGCTCGGCGAGCAGCATCGACGAGCCGATCGCGCCGATCGCCGCCGCGAAGTGCTGCACCGCCGACTGGACGCTCATGAAGGCCGCGCGCTCGTGCGGCTCGGGGACGCGGCTCGTGAGCGTGTTGTACGAGAGGTTCCGGATCGCCATCGAGAACATGATGCCCACGAAGATGGCGGGCACCGGCACGAGCGGCGTGGGCAACGCGAAGCCAGCGTAGACCACCGCGGCGAAGAAGAGCGTGCCTACGCTGCCCACCTTCGCGGGGCCCATCTTGTCGACCATCGGGCCCACCACGCGCGACGTGGCGAACGAGACGACGCCGCCCACCATGTAGAGGATGCCCAGGCGGTTCTCGGGGAACGCGAGGTTCTTCATGGTGTACGCGGCCACGTTGGGCAAGAGCACGAAGCTCGCGCCCATGGCGACCGTGGTCATGCCGTACGAGAGCACGATGTCGCGCCGGAGGAGGCCTACGATGTCGGCGAGCGGGGACGTCTTGCGCGCCGTGAGGTGCCCGGAGAGCGTGGGCATGCGGGCGCTCGCGGCGAGGCCCACGACGAGCCCGAGCACCGCGGTGAGCACGAACGGGGCGCGCCACGAGATGCGCCGCGCGAGCTCGAGCCCGAACGGGACGCCGAGCACGGAGGCCGCGGCGAACG includes these proteins:
- a CDS encoding dicarboxylate/amino acid:cation symporter, whose protein sequence is MSTSPERTPDHPQTSETAPPKPPKASRLYLQVIVAIALGTALGALYPQAGQAMKPLGDAFVRLIKMLIAPIVFFTVSAGIAGMGDLKKVGRVGAKALLYFEVMTTVALGLGMVVVHAVRPGSGVHANVASLDTKALDATLATAQAGKPTGFVAHLLAIIPESFVGAFAKGDVLEVLFLGVLTGMALASMGPRAKPMLEWSERATGVLFTLVGMVMRLAPVGAFGAMAFTIGKFGLGTLRSLLTLMGTFYVTAAVFVLVVLGAVMRVVLGLSILKLLRYLREELVIVLGTSSSESALPKLMSRLEALGASPQVVRLVVPTGYSFNLDGTCIYLTLASLFVAQALDVDLTLRDELSLLAVLLVTSKGAAGVTGSGFVTLAATLAATGHVPVAGLTLLLGVDRFMSEARSLTNFVGNAVATLVVARWEGAIDLAKARRVLDVPALANPELGGTETPSPEADTEAHRD
- a CDS encoding MFS transporter produces the protein MMVGPMGPFLAPALDFPQSHSGWVTGSYTAAASLSGLVGAFFLDRFERKRALLVSLFGLSLGTLSGAFAVGLPSLLVARVVAGAFGGPATSVALSIVADVVPAQRRGRAMGKIMGAFAAASVLGVPFGLELARRISWRAPFVLTAVLGLVVGLAASARMPTLSGHLTARKTSPLADIVGLLRRDIVLSYGMTTVAMGASFVLLPNVAAYTMKNLAFPENRLGILYMVGGVVSFATSRVVGPMVDKMGPAKVGSVGTLFFAAVVYAGFALPTPLVPVPAIFVGIMFSMAIRNLSYNTLTSRVPEPHERAAFMSVQSAVQHFAAAIGAIGSSMLLAERADKSLEGMPRVAWVSIVTGLLMPLFLWVVERGVTARKAPASVR